From the genome of Chlorocebus sabaeus isolate Y175 chromosome 21, mChlSab1.0.hap1, whole genome shotgun sequence:
gtttatttgccatctgtgtatcttctctGTCGgttgtctgttcagatctttcactcatattttaattcagttgtttgttttcttattcttgatcttgtttaatttcagtttatttcCCTTCAATATTTTTCTGCAGGGGTGTTTGTTTGTATAGgtgtctttcttttgcctatttctCAATTCTCAATAAAAAACTGACCTGATTTACCCAGATAATAGTGTACCATGCCAAATTCTAGGTCTAgttaactaaaacaaaacaaaagtttgaaaaaagtttagaaaagatTAGagacttagggaaaaaaaaaaaaaacgtattaGCAACGAGGAAGGGCTCTGagtgaaataaattaaaggaTGATAAAATAATGATCTCTATGTCTAAGACCTATTACAAACCAAACAACTCTCACTCTTTGACCTTATGTTTTGAATGTTGACTCCATGTTTCTCCCTTGAAGAGCAGTTTATTTGGTCTTCATGTTTGTTGATATCTCACTGAGAGTAGTTAAGGAGAATTTCAGGGCTGAAATGGAGAGTCCTAAAATGAATAGGTCCATTggtaaaacactgctgaaaacaCTGCATGTGATTCCCAGGGGAATGGACTCTGTACCTTGACTGTAtactagaatcacctgggaagatttaaaaataatgatgcatGAGTCTTACCCTGGAGATTCTAATTTTTGATGGTTAAAATGTCAGGAATTTTAAAAGCTAATATGCAGCcaaatttgaaaaccactgctttcAGGCAGGCTTTCCAACTTGATAagctttctccattttacagagataatttactatatatatattatatatataaactatatatactatgtacacatatataatatatatattatatactctgcgtgtgtgtgtatatatatataatagaaaccACTAGAAAAGTGGGATCTCAAATGAAAAGAAGCCCAAAACAGAGGAGGCATCCTTATGAGTTGAGCCAGGATATGACGTAAGAAAAACACAATCACCAGCACAATATCAAGAAAACTATGAAATGCTTTCTATGTGCATTTTGTGTTTTGAACCACAAAATAACCTTTCTAAGAGCTTCCAGAGTTATTACTTAATTAAAAGGTGAGTGAAGTAGAGTAAGAATATTCAAGAACTAGTGGTCTCAAAACAAGTCTTTCAACTTTTAATCCAGGTACAGGATAAATACATCTTTTAGCCAGAACTATATTCTTTCTAaacaatatttaaacatttaacatCTGTCTGTGTGTTTTCCTGATGATTTTTCTATGCACGTTAAAGAAATGAACTAATGTTTATGAAATTGTATAAGTCATTAAAGGTTATCAAAGTATTAAATTCAATTTGTGGTTCAGTGGGTAAAAAAAAAGTagtgttgtttctattttctaatgAGTATATCTCCTCTAATAACTAGAGAATTTCAGTGAAAATTATTTCATCTGAAGTAGTTAAATATTATGTgggaaaaatgtttaataagCTGTGTTAAAATAGGATTGGCCCGTCATCGTTTATAATCTTATCAGTTCAGCCTTGCCTGCTCTCCTTCAACCTTGCCTGCTCTCCCTGCCAGCTAATACTTATATCTGCTTCCACAGTAATCATGATTCCGAAATTTTCCATTACATAATTCAAACTGGGAAATTCTACCATtgccttttttacttttagtCGCTCTTccccaaaataaactttcttgtACAGAAAAGAATACTAATACGGAACTCATTAACTAGTACCTAGGcaagggcaagagaaagagagagagaaaaggaaagagggagacagagaagagagataAACTAGCAGGGAAAGAAAAGGGTTttactcattttacagaaattCTAACAAAGTACTTTTCTGTTCCCTATTTTTCCTCTTgctaagaaaattgaaaacattcaCATTTAGTCTTATTGCTTACTTTATTAGAATTATTTACACCAATTTATTGCATAgtgtcactttttaaatttttttctaactttcctAATACCTGTTGGTTTaatctttgttgtcattttatcttgtttttaaaacaaattctctttatttttagttttctgatctATAATTTAATGCACAAATTTAAAGTTCAACTTTTTAATTGTTATCTAAATCTAGTTAGGATCTCTCTATTCAGTTAAGTAATATAAGAATGTTAGAACATTTTACTTACCTCTTCTTTACTCCTGCTCAACACATCATAGCTTATGCCAAAATCGCCTGGGGTATTAGCAGATACTAATTTTTTCAATaatgtattttccatttaaaatatttactgtgttttattttgtgtttttgttatttctttcctttcctgtctcaTATCTTTCTCTATTTATTGTCCTGAATACAACTTCCGGTAATTCTTTTAGAGTTTTATGTGCAATAATGTTTTTGAGCCTGTATCAGTTTCCTGTTGCTTCTCTAACAACTTTCTGCAAATttcgtggcttaaaacaatggaagttcgttttctcacagttctgaggggCAGAAGTCTAAAATTAGTCTttagggctgcattccttctggaggctccagggagaaTCAGCTTCCTTGTCCTCTCCAGTACCCAGAGGTCACCTACATCCTTTGCCTCATAGCCCCCTTGCCCCTCTTCAAAGCCAACAGTGTAGCATCTTCAAATTTCTTCTCCCTACCTCTTTGTTTCTGTCAATACATAGCCTTCTGCTTCTTTTGACCTTGCTTCCCTCTTAAatgacccttgtgattacatttaagGAATCCCTGGATAATCTGtaataatctccccatctcaagaaacttaatttaatcacattggCAAAGCCTTTTTTACCCTATAATATTCATGCATTACGGGGGTTAGAAGATGGATCTATTTGGAGGGCCATAATTCAGTCTACCACCATGCCCTTGGCCAAGTGAACATGTCGTTCTTACAATCTGTTGCTTAAATAAGAGTTTGGATGGATATACAGTGCAAAGtttgaaagtcattttttttttcggaattttgtattttatgttaatATCTACTTTTAGGCTGTTAGTATGAGAAGTGGAGTCAGTCTGGTGTACAGAACTAAGTGTTGTTGTGGCTGTGATTATCTTTGGTGCAAAATAGTCTTCACACTCCTCTAGTAGTGGGCTATAGTTGCCTTTTGCTTACGtgctggacatttttttttttttttttggtgtgagtGCCCCACCCTCAGCTGGAGTACCGGTTCATCTTCATCACAGGGTTGGGGTGTAGGGTCTCCTCCCATGCTGTTGTCTCTCCCTCATTGGTAGACTGCTATCAGTTGTTACTCACAACTGCTAACTCATGGTGAAGTGAAGGTGGGGCTGAAGGAgaaggtgttttgttgttgtcgaCCAGTTTCAGTTTAGAAGTCCCTATGCGCCTGATCTCAGGTGTGGGGCTTTCTCAGTATTCTGTACCCTGCTCCCTGAGACAATTAAACTTAGCCTTACATCTGGGGTTGACCTTGGGCAGGAGGCTCCTGCCTCTTCTCCAGTGGTCGATGTCCTCTACTTAGTATAGGCAAAGGATGCTAGGCCCAAGATGAATTCCTGCCTCTccctttgtatttaaaaaaaaaaaaaaaaaaaaaaaaaaaaagtatcttctaCTTTTCCTCCAGTTACAGTGGCAATCTATATTTGAATAGACCCTGGAAATGAGAAGTTTTGCTTCCCTTCTGCCAGAAACCTAAGGCTTTTGCTTCATAAAAAAGAAGGTCTACGGAAGGAGTAGGGCTTTATACCtccctcaacacacacaaatgtgtgaTGCCCACTGTCTCTTCCTCCCTTACTCTGCAACAGGTGACACAGCATCAGATTTTTCTTGGAGAAGATTGTCCCTCTTTGAATTGAGGTTATCTCATTGTCTTGGAACCTCAACCAGCTCTCtgatgggctctcaaatatcatCATTTCCTTGCTGTAAGAGTGGAAATGACATCTTTGCATCTTTCCATGTCctaaacaaaagcagaaatctcCAAGGACTTAACATAAAGAAAATCCACTCAGGGTGTAAAATACTGTCTTCATAATCATGTCATTTCATCCAACAAGTCACAATCTTAGTTTTCTATTGAATATAATCTAAATTGGAATCAAATGAAGTTCGCTTGGAGGatgaactaattttattttacagtgtAGCACTTGATGTCTTATCATTAGATCGcaacatttatattatttcacgGTAAGAGCAACGCAAGTAACCCTCACTGGATTTAAACATTCCATCTTCtcagaaataaaattgtattttctcatGTAAAATTGTTCAGGCtttacacatgtacacatacatacagcTATCAGCTTTACTTTTttagttaatttgtttttttacttgCTTAATAATTTCCATAATGTGGGTAAGTGTTTTGCATCCTGGATAAAGTTATATTGAACAAAAAAAGTGTACCTTGAAATATTATAACAAATTCCTTTATAAAGTAAGATGCATTTAATTTTAGAATGTAACACAATTGGCTGatgttcttattattttattacatcaAAAGTTGTATCATAAATTAACAATGGTCTTGCAGTTGTAGGTGAGTAGGTATTCATTGAACACTTCTAGTTGGATTTGCTAGTATAATCTACACTGAACTAACACCAAAAAACCctctttaaaaaatcacttccattccttttttttttttttttttttttgagacagaatcttgctctgttgcccaggctggagtgcagtgactcgatcttggctcactgcaagctccacctcctgggttcaagtgattctcctgcctccgcctccagaatagctgggactaccggcgcccgcaatcacgcccggctaatttttgtatttttagtagagatcgggtttcaccatattggccaggctgatcttagactcctgaccttgtgatccacctgcctcgtcctcccaacatgctgggattacaggcatgagccaccacgtccggtccattacattattaaaaacaaattaattagaCACTTAATAAAGTCTTAAATTGTATGTGTGATTTCTGACCTTTATGTGttaccttgagcaagtcactaaCCTCTTTGGACCTCTAGTTCCCCACATCCCCACATGTAAGCTTTGAGGGATAAATTAAATCATCTTTTAAGATCTCTTCCAGTATTATGACTTGGGGTAAATAAAGATagccaatgaaataaaatatcaatttaccacTTTGGgggcctctttttctcttttctataaaCTGTGGTGGCTAAATTTCAACCAAGATCTTTTAGATCCTCCTCATAAATCCCATAATTTCATATACTTCCCATTACATGTGTCCACTTTTTCTCAGGTTACAGCTTTTCTCTAGGAAATGTGATTTTTGGATACTCTAACAGAAGTGACAGTCGGAGAGTATTTACATTCTTCTGCTGCAAGTAGAAAAAATATTGATTCCTTCCctactctcccttccctctcccaatCCTTGAATTCCCATTTCTTAGCTCCATCCAATTGAAGTGAGACAATATAAAATAGCAAATTTATTGGCACCTAGATGTTCCAACCAAATGGTTGAATGGAGAACTCTGCTTATGCTCCTGACCACTCCTTGGGCTTTACTGTAAATGAATAATGGCAGCGTTTATAGATTTCAAAACAGACGCAAGGAACATAAAACTACActgctttcaaattattttcgATTGAGTTCTGGATAAATGAACTTCCAGGATGAAAACAGGGTAGTCAGGGAAACTTAAGGAGAAGAGTATGCTTGAGTTTTGATCTGAAGCTTGAAGCACTGAGAGGTACAGAATGGGTCCAAACTGGAATTTCTTGAGCACAGCCTTGAAAAATGTGAGATGAAATTAGTAACAAAAAGAGTCCATAAGAGGACATGATCATCTACACTTAGGACACAGTGGGTGGTGAGAAATGGTCACTCTGAAATAGCTTTTTAAGGCTACTGAAAATTATGCAAGTATTCAGGTTTTATAAAGTTCTGAGTTTCTATCTTCTCATGGTTttataatactaaaaatattttgttagctCTATTTCTAAAGTATGTTAACTATTTAGCTATCATATACTTTCTGAATATAATCCCAACATATTTTTGCCTTTGAGTGTTATGCTTTTGACCatcagaattaatttttttttctattaataagtACTTTCTACTTCGGTTTATTACTTTGGTGCTACATTTAGAAAATCCTTCCCGGTCCTCTAAAATTATATCAATATTTAACTTAGTTGTTTCCCAaggcatttaaacatttttgtataaatattcagttttatattaattttggtGTATGTTAGGGAATGTTAACACATTATTCTAGTTCTGTTTATTGGGAAAATAATCATTTCTATTAATATGAAAGGTTATCTAAATTATATACcaaattcttatatattttgtgttCCCTATTCCTTCTTGCTGCACCACTGCCTGCATAATCATTTTGCTCCCTTATAGGAAAAGGTTCCTTGCAACAACTTCCCTTACTTATTGCTTTGTAACAAATTTTCTTGGTACTTCTCACATGCATATTATCTCAGATAATCTTTAGcatattttgatatgtatttggaaataaatctATCCAGGTGTCAAATATTTAGTGAAATAAGCTATATTGTTAGTTCTGACTTCAGataattaaacaacaacaacaatgaaaactaGTTCTCTTTGCAAATcaaaattttctttacaaatctGAAGTCCTTTAGTGGACTTCTTACTTATTAACgaatattttatatagtttagTTCAAGTTAGAAGTATGTGAAAACTTGCATTCAAATGGAACTGTTTCTATTCAAATTAAACTATTTATCATTTTATGATCACCAAAATATCTAATAATCTCTCCTTGGTAGATAATCTGATGTGACTGCCTTTGCAAAGCAATTATGTCAACAATGTTTTATCTACAAGAAATTACATGCTGTCAATTGCTTTATCCATTTGTGTTCTTCTgacatatccacaagaacagtctttctgGTAGAATAACGAAATAGTCATTGTACCAATTGGAGAGGTACAGAGAGTATCTCTATAGAGAATCATCTCCTTGTCTGATGCATTATCTTTTGATTTGTGCAGATTCTTTCCTGTAGTATAACTTACTGATTTCTCGTTGTTAAGTATGAATGAATGTATCACACCACTTTTCTCCCTAAGAAAGTGGAAAGGAATCAGACagtgaaaggaaatgagagaaacaaagttctaaatttatttacttaataattttACCTGGTGCTAAAATGGATTCAATTACCTCTAACAATcttgcaaaaaataaatttttattagggTTTATACCTTTATCCTTTACTATTCTAGAATGAGATCTTATCCTTTCCAGgttttgaaggaaatttaaaatgttctatcTTCCCTGGAGAAAGTATCATGAGTGAACTAAAAGCTAAAATCTAGGGGTCCTCGTGTCTTTGGATAAGGCATAattgttcttcttttccttttcagtttcttctttgtgGCATTTGTGGAATATTGTGCGccaaaaaaaaatcaggactTGTCGTAagtttttgatttgtttgtattATGCATTGAGGTGTTTGAAATGtaaaattctaaaatagaaatgatgactagccagttttcatATACTGAATATTGCTAgtttgagacaaaaaaaaaaaaaaactggcaaaaaaatcctgccttttctgttttcaaagaaAACCATCAAAATTATTAGAAACCATGACAAAAGCCCACCAATATAAAAACACTTTAATAAACTCTTTAAATACCAGAATATGTAACCTTTAATGACTGCTGCAGATGGCAGCCTCTCGTTTTCCAATTTGAAGACTGCCAGACAATCGCCTGAATCCTTCAGTGAGCTCAAGAAGATAAAGCTTCAGCCCATGAGAAATGTAACCGTTTAAATATGGAACTGGGCCTAAGGATTATTGGCTTTCTTTGACTGTGAAGCAAGTTTTGCGAAGCAGCAAGACAGCTGTGTTGCTATGGTTACAGTTAATTCtcagagatttattttattttcttttattactgtGAATGCACACATAAGTGTTTTCAGATGTTTTGTGGTACTATAGTGGGTTTCTGGGGTATGGAACACACTCCCAGTTAACTCTGATATTGGCTGGATGAGACACACTGCATGCTGAAGTGTGGATTCCACATTGCCTTTCATGATTTTTTTATGAGAGTTTGGAAATAAGGAAAAAGTGTGGTTTATTTTACCAAGTATTATGGGAAAGAACATAGACACTTACAAATGAGCAAAATTAATACTACACAGAGACCCTAGGAAGTGGCCTTTGAGCCTAAAAAGAGTTTTCCAAGGGGAGGCCAGTTATGTGAGCAATCAGGCAATTGGAAGCattgcagttatttttatttgaccCCTTTTTCTAATCACACCTTTCTTTGTGAGAACATCTATTATGACAAAAAGGCTAAAGCCCTCATTGCTTTAGATAgcaattttatatttgattttttaaaattacataaagggaaaaatgaaacctttagaaaaaaaaatgtattttttcaggcTTGTAATTTGCATTTATGATTCTCCCATCATTCTTTAGACATGGCCTTCATTCTTCTTATGCTGTTCCTCTACCAAGACTCTTTATGACTATGTAGGAACAACTCCTTGGGAGAAAGCAAGTAAACAAACAAGGAAgcaagacaaaaaaggaaaagaaagagaaaagagagagagagaaagaggagggagggaaggaaaaaataaaaaaggagggaagaggctttttgttgttgttattgttgttgttgttttatacaaAGGCAATAGTGtcacttttctgtctttctcttataagttacaaagaaaaaaaataatgaaatctgattttttaaagaaactaccaTTCAGGTGGTAGCTGTATCTACTATTAAAAGGTACATTATCCTCTGTACTTTCTGAGGTCCCCATTGATGGCATTTAACTATCaagattttctacattttaatgaaatttaaaaaaaatttttcactCCAAATATATCTGCAGTCTAGAGTCTCCAACCTGGTGAAATTTGAAAATAGTATATGGTTacagattttaacattttaattcctGGATAAGATTGCTTTGTTAATACATGTTAATGAGGTGTCAAGTCTTTAAAGCATTCATCAGAATGACATCAGGAAAGATACGGGCTTTCATGTGATAGAAAACTAAAGGTATTGTCTACTTTCTCTATAACAATAATTAATTATTTGAAGCTTGATTATAATATCTTTCCATATTTTCAGAGAATGAGTAAACACCAAAATATATTCCCAAAGAACAGCATGACATCCAAacctactttaaaataaaatataattggttAATTCTAGTAGGCATCGTGAGCTACAAGTTTACACTTAGTAGGATGATTTTCTTATTGGTAATGGATCTTCAGTATTATATTTAATCAAGTATAAAAAGATTTTATTCATTATTGGATTTTTAGCTCTGATGATACTTACAGATACAATAAGGAATGCtgaaataatttgaagaaatgaaattaaCTACTGTAGTTGCTGACATGACATATTCTCAAGAAAGCCTTCTCCAAAAATCTTGGCTGGGCTAAATTCTTCTCCTCCCTACTCCTAGGCCAATCCATATATCCCTTTCTTAATATTTATCATGCCATGTTAAAATTCTGGATCTTCTCTTTCACAAGATTTAACTATTCTCAAGAGGAATAATTACGAATGATTGATTGTAATGCCAGCAGCTGCTGACTCAGGGGCTAACAGATGCTAAGTGCTTAATAAGTGCAGGGTAAACTCAActgtcaatgaaaaataatacctgataaggccgggtgcggtggctcacgcctgtaatcccagcactttgggggccaaggcgggtggatcacaaggtcaggagaccgagaccatcctggctaacacggtgaaacctcatctctactaaaattaaaaaaaattagccgggcatggtggtgggcacttgtggtcccagctacttctagggaggctgaggcaggagaatggctagaacccgggaggcggagcttgcagtgagccgagattgcaccactgcactccagcctgggcaacagagcaagactccatctcaaaaaaaaaaaaaaaaggaaagaaaaataatacttgatAAAGTAAAATCAAATGTTAAAGCGAGTTACAAAGGTGTTTGACCTGGGCAATTATAGCAAAGGAGGAGATCAATAAAGTCCAGGTTAGGACTTTGTGCCTTTCATCCAGGAGTCtaaggaagaagcaaaattatttccaggaaatgaaaaatatcacTGATGTGGCAATAGGTAACCCATATTGAAGGACAAGAGAGGTGACTGGAATAAGACTGTGTTCCAGAGAAGAATGGAAATTAGATTGCATAATTCAATTAGTATCATACTATAAAGTATCATGAAAGCCCATGGAAGAATTTAGACcagatgcaaaaagaaaatataattattaaagttATTTGACTAGTTAattaagtttattaaatattcacaaaatatttatgtCTCAGAAAGCATTATTCTTGGTTCTGCTACGGATCCTATGATAGTTGTTGATTAACTCCCCTAGCTCTATTAATAGACACTGAGATCCAACCAACAGTAGGACCAAAAGCAAAGCTACATCATCTGTTTCTCTAAAACGAACAAACAGTATTTTTGGAACACCTATTGTATATTCTTCAACAATAGTGccacaaagtaataaaatatttgtaatatataggGGCCAGTTCATAGGAGTCCCTAAAGTACTTGTTTAGGAAATACATGCACAATGAAATATGagtgaactttttttaaaaagaaaagagatttaactaAATTTCCTAAGCTCACATGGGTAGGAAGGTATAAAGATTTGAAGTTAGGTGGAACTAATGACAATCCAAAGAGAAGCTATTGAGGTATTTTTGAAGGATTGACACAGCGAAATTAGATTTGGGATCAGAAAAATCTGGGTTTGGTGCCTAAATTTAGCGTTAGCTATTTGCcattcatttttctaaaacacaTGTTACTATCTCAGAGGCTTGCTGGGAGTGTTAATTGAGATGATATCTGTTAAAGTTTCTAGCATAGTAGCACACAGtagatgttaaataaatatttaaatctgaATCTACCTAGAAGATAAATTTTGTTTGCTTTAGGGTTTCCATAAGCTATATTCTTGGCTTTAATACCGTCAGCGATCAATTTCTGAAACACTGTGGTATACTCTCTCTGTCTACAGTGAGTCAGAGTGAATACAaacttggctttaaaaaaaaaaaaaaaaatctcctgtcCTCTGTGAAGCACCAAgactactttttcttctttattgtagGTTAGTCATCCTTGACGTGCAGCCCGACAGGGCAACTGTGTTCTGGTCAGCTTTGACTTTTCAACTTTAAcgttccctttctctttttttttttttatcagatgaTCCTCTTTTCAGCCTGCTGTATCTGTGGACTCATTGGGGGCATCCTGAATTTTCAGTTCCTCCGGGCAGTCACAAAGAAAACTTCCTCCCTATACCCTCTGCACGTTGCCTCCATGTCTCTCGCGTGCATTGGGATCGGGGGCTGCACGCTCTCTTCCTGGCTCACTTGTCGACTAGCCAGTTATGAACAGAGGAGGATGTTCTCAGAAAGGGAGCATTCCCTGCATCACTCTCATGAGATGGCTGAGAAAGTGAGTTTCGTGCCTTTTCCTCTCACTGCTAGCACATGGTGAAGACTGAAGTCCACTCTGGGTGAATCAACTTGAAACTTTAGATCACAATTTGAGGAATCAGATTTTACACATTTGGCTCTATGGGGTTAAGAATAGAAattttaggtttattttttttttctctgcaattCATGGGTACACCTATTTTCGACAAAAGTTTGTAGTCTATCTGTCTATTCAAAACCATAGTGCCTAAAAtagtatttcataaaatattgaaTGCTTTATAAATATGGATTTTTATGTATTATACTGAGGAAAAACACAGATACTAAATACACTCTCCACTCAATAATGCCGGTTTTAGAAATTGCATGAATTCCCTTTTCTAGCTCTTCCCTTGTTCTTGTAAGGAGATGCATTTGATTATGTAAATTTGATCTTCAAGTATAAAGGGGCTTTTTAATAAAGTGACAAAAAGCCTGGCCTATCAGTGCAGATATTACAGTCCATACAAagcttcatttaattctcatctAAACTTATGCATATGTGGATAGCTTTGCCTGTATTTTAAGCAGTTGTCCTTGCATAATTGTTTCATGAAACCCATATAAATAGGAAGTTAAATTAATTGTATAAAAAGACAAATGGTATAGTATGATGTCTGTGTTTCTATTACATTTTGCACATATTCCTTAATTCAGTTCCTGCTACTGGATCTAgtagagaaaagaggaaacatt
Proteins encoded in this window:
- the TMEM196 gene encoding transmembrane protein 196 isoform X4 — its product is MCTSGQIIGSLLVLSVLEIGLGVSSVAVGAVSFSLALREHKPQLGDSSPFLLCGICGILCAKKKSGLVMILFSACCICGLIGGILNFQFLRAVTKKTSSLYPLHVASMSLACIGIGGCTLSSWLTCRLASYEQRRMFSEREHSLHHSHEMAEKEMTDNMSNGGPQLIFNGRI
- the TMEM196 gene encoding transmembrane protein 196 isoform X2 translates to MCTSGQIIGSLLVLSVLEIGLGVSSVAVGAVSFSLALREHKPQLGDSSPFLLCGICGILCAKKKSGLVMILFSACCICGLIGGILNFQFLRAVTKKTSSLYPLHVASMSLACIGIGGCTLSSWLTCRLASYEQRRMFSEREHSLHHSHEMAEKRLRAIEITDLPSCPVVPPTPELPTRK
- the TMEM196 gene encoding transmembrane protein 196 isoform X1, whose translation is MCTSGQIIGSLLVLSVLEIGLGVSSVAVGAVSFSLALREHKPQLGDSSPVWSGVCFLLCGICGILCAKKKSGLVMILFSACCICGLIGGILNFQFLRAVTKKTSSLYPLHVASMSLACIGIGGCTLSSWLTCRLASYEQRRMFSEREHSLHHSHEMAEKRLRAIEITDLPSCPVVPPTPELPTRK
- the TMEM196 gene encoding transmembrane protein 196 isoform X3 → MCTSGQIIGSLLVLSVLEIGLGVSSVAVGAVSFSLALREHKPQLGDSSPVWSGVCFLLCGICGILCAKKKSGLVMILFSACCICGLIGGILNFQFLRAVTKKTSSLYPLHVASMSLACIGIGGCTLSSWLTCRLASYEQRRMFSEREHSLHHSHEMAEKEMTDNMSNGGPQLIFNGRI